From Streptomyces sp. Edi4, one genomic window encodes:
- a CDS encoding polyprenol monophosphomannose synthase translates to MNDGGQRRYGPLGKALVIIPTYNEAENIKPIVARVREAVPEAHILVADDNSPDGTGKFADELAAEDDQVHVLHRKGKEGLGAAYLAGFRWGIEHDYGVLVEMDADGSHQPEELPRLLTALKGADLVLGSRWVPGGRIVNWPKYREYISRGGSTYSRLLLGVPIRDVTGGYRAFRRETLEGLGLDQVASAGYCFQVDLARRAVAAGFHVVEVPITFVERERGDSKMSNDILVEALWRVTAWGVGARANKLLGRKPS, encoded by the coding sequence GTGAACGACGGCGGTCAGAGGCGGTACGGCCCGCTGGGCAAGGCCTTGGTGATCATCCCGACCTACAACGAGGCGGAGAACATCAAGCCGATCGTCGCCCGCGTCAGGGAGGCGGTCCCCGAGGCCCACATTCTGGTCGCCGACGACAACAGCCCCGACGGCACCGGCAAGTTCGCGGACGAACTCGCCGCCGAGGACGACCAGGTGCACGTGCTGCACCGCAAGGGCAAGGAAGGGCTGGGCGCCGCCTACCTGGCCGGTTTCCGCTGGGGCATCGAGCACGACTACGGCGTCCTGGTCGAGATGGACGCCGACGGCTCCCACCAGCCCGAGGAGCTGCCCCGGCTGCTCACCGCGCTCAAGGGGGCCGATCTGGTGCTTGGCTCCCGCTGGGTGCCGGGCGGCCGGATCGTAAACTGGCCCAAGTACCGCGAGTACATCTCGCGCGGCGGCTCCACCTACTCCCGGCTGCTGCTCGGCGTCCCGATCCGCGACGTCACCGGCGGCTACCGCGCCTTCCGGCGCGAAACCCTCGAAGGCCTCGGCCTCGACCAGGTGGCCTCCGCCGGATACTGCTTCCAGGTCGACCTGGCCCGCCGTGCGGTCGCCGCCGGCTTCCACGTGGTCGAGGTGCCCATCACTTTCGTCGAGCGCGAACGTGGCGACTCCAAGATGAGCAACGACATCCTGGTCGAGGCGCTGTGGCGGGTCACCGCCTGGGGCGTGGGCGCCCGTGCCAACAAGCTCCTGGGCCGCAAGCCCTCCTGA
- the fxsA gene encoding FxsA family membrane protein, giving the protein MTTGTQPPTVPKRSRARTFVPLGIAAWLVLEIWLLTVVAGATSGLLVLLLLIGGLLLGSGVIKRAGRRAFRNLSETVRRQQSGGGGPQAASGGGEGNALIMLAGLLLIIPGFLSDAAGLLLLIPPVRKSLARLAERSLDKRMRAVVPGGFGDAFQQARVRHPDGKVVQGEVVRDDGPASRPARDDLGPRPPLTP; this is encoded by the coding sequence ATGACGACCGGCACTCAGCCCCCGACCGTTCCCAAGCGCTCGCGCGCACGCACCTTCGTACCCCTGGGGATCGCCGCCTGGCTGGTCCTGGAGATCTGGCTGCTCACCGTGGTGGCCGGCGCCACCAGCGGGCTCCTGGTCCTGCTGCTGCTCATCGGCGGCCTGCTGCTCGGCAGTGGCGTCATCAAGCGGGCCGGGCGGCGCGCCTTTCGCAATCTCTCCGAAACGGTCAGGCGGCAGCAGTCGGGGGGCGGCGGGCCGCAGGCCGCTTCCGGCGGCGGTGAGGGCAACGCCCTGATCATGCTGGCCGGGCTGCTTCTGATCATCCCCGGCTTCCTGTCGGACGCGGCGGGGCTGCTCCTGCTGATCCCGCCGGTACGCAAGTCCCTGGCGCGCCTGGCCGAACGGTCCCTCGACAAGCGCATGCGCGCCGTCGTCCCCGGCGGCTTCGGCGACGCCTTCCAGCAGGCCCGCGTCCGCCACCCGGACGGCAAGGTCGTCCAGGGCGAAGTCGTCCGCGACGACGGGCCGGCCTCCCGCCCCGCGCGCGACGACCTCGGCCCGCGCCCGCCCCTGACCCCTTGA
- a CDS encoding Lrp/AsnC family transcriptional regulator, with translation MEELDRQIVDLLVKDGRMSYTDLGKATGLSTSAVHQRVRRLEQRGVIRGYAAVVDPEAVGLPLTAFISVKPFDPSAPDDIAERLADVPELEACHSVAGDENYILKVRVATPLALEHLLTRIRTQAGVSTRTTVVLSTPYEARPPHI, from the coding sequence ATGGAGGAGCTGGACCGTCAGATCGTGGATCTGCTCGTCAAGGACGGGCGGATGAGCTACACCGACCTGGGCAAGGCCACCGGCCTGTCCACATCGGCGGTGCACCAGCGGGTACGCCGTCTCGAACAGCGCGGCGTCATCCGTGGATACGCCGCCGTCGTGGACCCCGAGGCGGTGGGCCTGCCGCTGACCGCGTTCATCTCGGTCAAGCCCTTCGACCCCAGCGCCCCCGACGACATCGCGGAGCGCCTCGCGGACGTGCCGGAGCTGGAGGCCTGCCACAGCGTGGCCGGTGACGAGAACTACATCCTCAAGGTCCGGGTGGCCACCCCGCTGGCCCTTGAGCACCTGCTGACCCGCATCCGCACCCAGGCGGGCGTCTCGACGCGTACGACCGTCGTCCTGTCCACCCCGTACGAGGCACGGCCGCCGCATATCTAG
- a CDS encoding acyl-CoA dehydrogenase family protein codes for MPDRAPQPVERQLPTEEARDLVTLVRDIVQREIAPGAAEQEDAGRFPREIFTLLSESGLLGLPYDSEFGGGDQPYEVYLQVLEELASARLTVGLGVSVHSLACHALAGYGTKEQQSEHLPAMLGGGLLGAYCLSEPASGSDAASLRTKAVREGSDWVITGTKAWITHGGIADFYTVLARTGGDGARGITAFLVPGDAQGLSPAAPEKKMGMKGSPTAQLHFDGVRVTDARRIGEEGQGFAIALSALDSGRLGIAACAIGVAQAALDEALAYATGRRQFGRPIADFQGLRFMLADMATQIEAGRALYLAAARLRDAGRPFSRQAAMAKLFCTDAAMKVTTDAVQVLGGYGYTADFPVERFMREAKVLQIVEGTNQIQRMVVARHLAGPETR; via the coding sequence ATGCCCGACCGTGCCCCGCAGCCGGTGGAACGACAGCTGCCCACCGAAGAGGCCCGGGACCTTGTCACGCTCGTGCGCGACATCGTCCAGCGGGAGATCGCGCCGGGGGCCGCCGAGCAGGAGGACGCCGGCCGCTTCCCTCGCGAGATCTTCACCTTGCTCTCCGAGTCAGGACTGCTCGGCCTTCCCTACGACTCCGAGTTCGGCGGCGGAGACCAGCCCTACGAGGTCTACCTCCAGGTGCTGGAAGAGCTCGCGTCGGCCCGGCTCACCGTCGGCCTCGGCGTGAGCGTCCACTCGCTCGCCTGCCACGCGCTGGCCGGCTACGGCACCAAGGAGCAGCAGTCCGAGCACCTGCCCGCGATGCTCGGCGGCGGGCTGCTAGGCGCGTACTGCCTCTCCGAGCCGGCCTCGGGCTCGGACGCCGCCTCGCTGCGCACCAAGGCGGTGCGGGAGGGCTCCGACTGGGTCATCACCGGCACCAAGGCCTGGATCACCCACGGTGGGATCGCCGACTTCTACACCGTCCTGGCCCGCACCGGCGGCGACGGCGCCCGGGGCATCACGGCGTTCCTGGTCCCCGGCGACGCACAAGGGCTCTCGCCCGCCGCGCCCGAGAAGAAGATGGGCATGAAGGGCTCGCCCACCGCCCAGCTCCACTTCGACGGCGTACGGGTCACCGACGCGCGCCGCATCGGCGAGGAGGGCCAGGGTTTCGCGATCGCGCTCTCCGCGCTGGACTCCGGGCGGCTCGGCATCGCGGCCTGCGCGATCGGCGTCGCCCAGGCCGCGCTCGACGAAGCGCTCGCCTATGCCACCGGGCGACGGCAGTTCGGGCGGCCCATCGCCGACTTCCAGGGCCTGCGCTTCATGCTCGCGGACATGGCGACCCAGATCGAGGCGGGCCGCGCGCTCTACCTCGCGGCGGCGCGGTTGCGGGATGCCGGGCGGCCCTTCTCGCGCCAGGCCGCGATGGCCAAGCTGTTCTGCACGGATGCGGCGATGAAGGTCACGACGGACGCGGTCCAGGTCCTTGGGGGGTATGGGTACACGGCCGACTTCCCGGTCGAGCGGTTCATGCGGGAGGCGAAGGTGTTGCAGATCGTGGAGGGCACGAATCAGATTCAGCGCATGGTTGTCGCGCGCCACCTCGCGGGTCCGGAGACCCGCTGA
- a CDS encoding RNA polymerase-binding protein RbpA, whose translation MSERALRGTRLVVTSYETDRGIDLAPRQAVEYACEKGHRFEMPFSVEAEIPPEWECKVCGAPALLVDGDGPEEKKGKPARTHWDMLMERRTREELEEVLAERLEVLRSGTMNIAVHPRDSRKSA comes from the coding sequence ATGAGTGAGCGAGCTCTTCGCGGCACGCGCCTCGTGGTGACCAGCTACGAGACCGACCGCGGCATCGATCTGGCCCCGCGCCAGGCCGTGGAGTACGCATGCGAGAAGGGACATCGCTTTGAGATGCCCTTCTCGGTGGAGGCGGAGATTCCGCCGGAGTGGGAGTGCAAGGTCTGCGGGGCCCCCGCACTCCTGGTGGACGGCGACGGCCCTGAGGAGAAGAAGGGCAAGCCCGCGCGTACGCACTGGGACATGCTCATGGAGCGGCGCACCCGCGAGGAGCTGGAGGAGGTTCTGGCCGAAAGGCTGGAGGTCCTTCGTTCCGGCACCATGAACATTGCCGTGCATCCGCGCGACAGCCGCAAGTCCGCCTGA
- a CDS encoding amidohydrolase, with product MSSASSAPEATAHRTVLLRGGDVHSPADPFATAMVVERGHVAWVGSEGAADAFAGGVDEIVDLEGALVTPAFTDAHVHTTATGLALTGLDLSSARTLAEALDAVRAHAAARPGDRVLLGGGWDAARWPERRHPSRAELDAATGGRPLYLPRVDVHSAVVTTALLDLVPGVRGLAGYRDGEPLDGAAHHAVRAAAHGAITPGQRAEAQRAALRHAASLGIGSLHECGGPEISDEDDFTSLLALSREEPGPRVFGYWAERVAGAKDADRIRELGAVGAAGDLFVDGSLGSHTACLHAPYADAPGTGAVHLDAADVAAHVAACTEAGIQAGFHAIGDAALSAVVEGVRAAAERVGLARVRAARHRVEHAEMMTPATIAAFAEFGLTASVQPVFDALWGGDEGMYAERLGVERARTLNPYAALLRAGVPLAFGSDAPVTPLGPWESVRAAAFHRTLEHRVSARAAFTAHTRGGWRALGRDDAGTLVPGAPADYAVWRTEELVVQAPDDRVARWSTDPRSGTPGLPDLTPGAALPVPLRTVVFGQTVFARPNE from the coding sequence ATGAGTTCCGCGAGTTCCGCCCCCGAAGCAACCGCCCACCGCACCGTCCTGCTGCGCGGTGGCGACGTGCACAGCCCCGCCGACCCCTTCGCCACCGCGATGGTCGTCGAACGCGGGCACGTCGCCTGGGTCGGTTCGGAAGGCGCCGCCGACGCGTTCGCCGGCGGGGTGGACGAGATCGTGGACCTCGAAGGCGCTCTGGTCACCCCCGCGTTCACCGACGCGCATGTGCACACCACCGCCACCGGTCTCGCCCTGACCGGGCTCGACCTCTCCTCGGCCCGTACGCTCGCCGAGGCCCTGGACGCGGTGCGCGCCCACGCCGCCGCCCGCCCCGGGGACCGGGTGCTGCTCGGCGGCGGCTGGGACGCGGCGCGCTGGCCCGAGCGGCGCCACCCCTCGCGCGCGGAGCTGGACGCGGCCACCGGCGGCCGCCCGCTCTACCTGCCCCGCGTCGACGTCCACTCCGCCGTGGTCACCACCGCCCTGCTGGACCTCGTCCCGGGCGTCCGTGGCCTGGCCGGATACCGGGACGGCGAGCCGCTGGACGGCGCCGCGCACCACGCGGTGCGGGCCGCGGCGCACGGGGCCATCACACCGGGCCAGCGCGCCGAGGCGCAGCGCGCCGCGCTGCGGCACGCCGCCTCGCTCGGCATCGGCTCCCTCCACGAGTGCGGCGGGCCCGAGATCTCCGACGAGGACGACTTCACCTCGCTGCTCGCCCTGTCCCGCGAGGAGCCGGGGCCCCGGGTCTTCGGATACTGGGCCGAGCGCGTCGCGGGCGCCAAGGACGCCGACCGCATCCGCGAACTCGGCGCGGTCGGCGCGGCCGGGGACCTCTTCGTGGACGGCTCCCTCGGTTCCCACACCGCCTGCCTGCACGCCCCCTACGCCGACGCCCCGGGCACCGGCGCCGTCCATCTGGACGCCGCCGACGTGGCAGCCCATGTGGCCGCGTGCACCGAGGCCGGGATCCAGGCCGGCTTCCACGCCATCGGCGACGCCGCGCTCAGCGCCGTCGTCGAGGGCGTACGGGCCGCGGCCGAGCGGGTGGGGCTCGCTCGCGTCCGCGCCGCCCGGCACCGGGTGGAGCACGCGGAGATGATGACCCCCGCCACCATCGCGGCCTTCGCGGAGTTCGGCCTCACCGCCTCCGTGCAGCCGGTCTTCGACGCGCTGTGGGGCGGCGACGAGGGCATGTACGCCGAACGGCTCGGCGTCGAGCGGGCCCGCACCCTCAATCCGTACGCCGCCCTGCTGCGCGCGGGCGTGCCGCTGGCGTTCGGCTCCGACGCGCCGGTCACCCCGCTCGGCCCGTGGGAGAGCGTCCGGGCCGCCGCCTTCCACCGCACCCTGGAGCACCGCGTCTCGGCCCGGGCCGCCTTCACCGCCCACACCAGGGGCGGCTGGCGCGCGCTCGGCCGGGACGACGCGGGCACCCTGGTGCCGGGCGCCCCCGCCGACTACGCGGTCTGGCGCACGGAGGAGCTGGTGGTGCAGGCCCCCGACGACCGGGTGGCCCGCTGGTCCACCGACCCCCGCTCGGGCACCCCGGGCCTGCCCGACCTCACTCCCGGCGCCGCGCTGCCCGTCCCCCTGCGGACAGTGGTGTTCGGACAAACGGTATTCGCGCGTCCGAACGAGTGA
- a CDS encoding TetR/AcrR family transcriptional regulator, translating to MNNSQQGGTTERSQARRSELIATGRKLFADTSYDALSMDDIAKHAGVAKGLIYYYFKSKRGYYLAIVEDSVADLVSRAGSDTDLAPAERAHRTVDGYLRYAEHHQAAYRTIVTGGVGFDTQVQAIRDAVREELIATIAEGAYGTRQIPALARLALLGWLGSVESVTLDWLTALDPPRDTVRELLVRLLRRTLDTIEDFEPSCPAPDPS from the coding sequence TTGAATAATAGTCAACAGGGCGGAACGACCGAGCGATCCCAGGCGCGCCGCTCCGAACTCATCGCGACGGGGCGGAAGTTGTTCGCCGACACCTCCTACGACGCGCTGTCGATGGACGACATCGCCAAACATGCGGGCGTCGCCAAGGGCTTGATCTACTACTACTTCAAGTCCAAACGGGGCTACTACCTGGCCATCGTCGAGGACTCCGTCGCCGACCTGGTGTCGCGCGCGGGCAGCGACACCGACCTGGCCCCCGCCGAACGCGCGCACCGAACCGTCGACGGCTATCTGCGCTACGCCGAGCACCACCAGGCGGCGTACCGGACCATCGTCACCGGTGGCGTCGGCTTCGACACCCAGGTGCAGGCGATCCGAGACGCGGTGCGCGAGGAGCTGATCGCCACCATCGCGGAGGGCGCCTACGGCACCCGGCAGATACCGGCGCTCGCCCGGCTCGCACTGCTCGGCTGGCTCGGCAGCGTGGAGAGCGTCACCCTGGACTGGCTCACCGCCCTCGACCCGCCCCGCGACACCGTGCGCGAGCTCCTGGTACGCCTGCTGCGGCGCACCCTGGACACCATCGAGGACTTCGAACCGTCCTGTCCTGCGCCCGATCCGTCCTGA
- a CDS encoding phosphotransferase family protein, protein MATAPRPRTSTRDPEDVGRRLATWLGARLPGARVTGIRVPSSNGMSSETLLFDIEHPDTPVRACALRLAADLDAYTVFPVYDMARQYRVMRLVAEHTDIPVPRVRWLEEDPAPLGAPFFVMDRVAGRVPPDVMPYTYEGNWLHAATEDERARLQEGTLSVLARLHGQFPAREAEFLLAEGEGSPLRRHVEAQREYYAWVVDGLPRSPLIEAAFDWLDAHWPKDEGPAVLSWGDARIGNIIYDGFTPAAVLDWEMAACGPRELDLGWLVYLHRFFQDLTVSFGQPGLPDLLRRDDVERRYAELTGHTPRAMEFHTLYAALRHAVVMLRIAHRQLRFGETEPPDDPDALILHRDSLAAMVAGAYWT, encoded by the coding sequence ATGGCCACCGCGCCCCGCCCCCGCACCTCCACCCGCGACCCCGAGGACGTGGGACGCCGCCTCGCCACCTGGCTCGGTGCCCGGCTGCCCGGCGCCCGGGTCACCGGCATCCGGGTGCCGTCCTCCAACGGCATGTCGAGCGAGACCCTGCTCTTCGACATCGAGCACCCGGACACCCCGGTGCGCGCCTGCGCCCTGCGGCTCGCCGCCGACCTGGACGCGTACACCGTCTTCCCCGTGTACGACATGGCCCGCCAGTACCGCGTCATGCGTCTGGTCGCCGAGCACACCGACATACCGGTGCCCCGTGTGCGCTGGCTGGAGGAGGACCCGGCGCCGCTCGGCGCGCCGTTCTTCGTGATGGACCGCGTGGCGGGAAGGGTGCCGCCGGACGTCATGCCCTATACGTACGAGGGCAATTGGCTGCACGCGGCCACCGAAGACGAACGGGCCCGCCTCCAGGAGGGCACCCTGTCCGTGCTCGCGCGCCTGCACGGTCAATTCCCGGCTCGGGAGGCCGAGTTCCTGCTGGCGGAGGGCGAGGGCTCGCCGCTGCGCCGCCATGTGGAAGCCCAACGGGAGTACTACGCCTGGGTGGTTGACGGCCTGCCGCGCTCACCGCTCATCGAGGCGGCGTTCGACTGGCTCGACGCGCACTGGCCGAAGGACGAGGGCCCCGCGGTCCTCAGCTGGGGTGACGCCCGCATCGGCAACATCATCTACGACGGGTTCACGCCGGCGGCCGTCCTCGACTGGGAAATGGCCGCCTGTGGACCGCGCGAACTCGACCTCGGCTGGCTCGTCTATCTCCACCGCTTCTTCCAGGATCTCACGGTGAGTTTCGGCCAACCGGGCCTGCCGGACCTCCTGCGGCGCGACGACGTCGAGCGGCGGTACGCCGAACTGACCGGCCACACCCCGCGTGCCATGGAGTTCCACACTCTCTACGCCGCCCTGCGGCACGCGGTGGTCATGCTGCGCATCGCGCACCGGCAACTGCGCTTCGGCGAGACCGAGCCGCCCGACGACCCGGACGCGCTGATCCTGCACCGGGACAGCCTCGCGGCCATGGTGGCGGGGGCGTACTGGACGTGA